A single Ghiorsea bivora DNA region contains:
- a CDS encoding efflux RND transporter permease subunit has translation MIASIIGASIKNRLLVFIATAFLLFAGAWAVKNTPLDAIPDLSDVQVIVFTEYPGQSPQIVEDQITYPLTTAMLAVPYAKVVRGYSFFGLSFVYIIFEDNTDMYWARSRVLEYLNYAAKSLPPSVTPTLGPDATGVGWAFEYALVDKTGTHDLAQLRSIQDWYMRFQLQTVSGVSEVASIGGYVKQYQIVVDPDALLSYGISIDTIKKAVVDSNSDVGGKLVEMAESEFMVRGLGYIQSIADLELIAVGSDANGTPIYLKDLAHIHLGPELRRGLADLNGEGEVAGGVVIIRYGANALETIKAIKVKLEELKKGLPEGVEVIPVYDRSNLIERAVENLKGNLIEEFIVISLVCMLFLMHVRSALVAIITLPLGILIAFILMQWQGIAANIMSLGGIAITLGAMVDGAIVLIENAHKHLEINEREKGAELTVKERWSAVTTASKEVGPALFFSLLIITVSYLAIFTMEAQEGRLFKPLAFTATYAMAAAALLAVTLVPVLMGYFIRGKIMPEAKNPINRLLKYVHKPLLDASMKSRWVVLMLSVVLLMSMAYPLSKLGSEFMPPLDEGDILYMPSMFPGISITKAKEVVQQTDRILKTFPEVHHVFGKVGRAETSTDPASLSMVETIITLKPKEEWPNPDKTTQELMGEMDKAIQFPGLANAWTYPIKTRIDMLSTGIKTPIGIKVLGPDLNVLQDIVEDIEKNLKTLPDTLSAFGDRAVGGNYLDIKINRAEIARYGLSIKSVQDVIQTAIGGMNISFTVEGLERYPINIRYPRALRSDIDHLKRVLVATPQGSQIPLSQLADITMQNGPPVIKSEDARLNAWIYVDIKTSDIGGYVQTAKQMIEEKVKMPAGYTLVWSGQFEYMERSAAKMKLVIPLTIALIFLLLFFNFKNVTTPLVVLISVPFALVGGFWLVMWLGYNLSVAVAVGFIALAGVATEIGVLILTFIDQEIKEKRQQKGAPLTPVEIMDGVKSGTGKRVRPIAMTATAVMAGLLPIMWGSGTGSDVMQRIAAPMLGGMVTTTILSLLVLPVIYGLVLQVREKKLDAVDAE, from the coding sequence ATGATTGCCTCAATTATTGGCGCCTCAATTAAAAACCGTTTATTGGTTTTTATTGCTACTGCATTTTTGTTGTTTGCTGGCGCATGGGCTGTAAAAAATACACCTTTGGATGCTATTCCGGATTTATCTGATGTGCAGGTGATTGTGTTTACGGAGTACCCTGGGCAATCGCCTCAAATTGTAGAGGATCAAATTACTTACCCCTTAACTACGGCAATGTTGGCTGTGCCATATGCAAAAGTGGTAAGGGGTTATTCATTTTTTGGCCTGTCGTTTGTCTATATTATCTTTGAGGATAATACGGATATGTATTGGGCGCGTTCTCGAGTGCTTGAATATCTTAATTATGCGGCTAAAAGTCTTCCACCATCAGTCACGCCAACCCTTGGACCTGACGCGACAGGTGTTGGCTGGGCGTTTGAATATGCTTTGGTTGATAAAACAGGCACGCATGATTTAGCACAATTACGCTCTATTCAAGATTGGTATATGCGTTTCCAATTGCAAACAGTGTCGGGTGTTTCTGAAGTAGCTTCAATTGGTGGTTATGTTAAACAATACCAAATCGTTGTTGACCCTGATGCTTTATTATCTTATGGAATTTCTATTGATACTATTAAAAAAGCTGTGGTGGACTCCAATAGTGATGTTGGTGGTAAGTTAGTTGAGATGGCAGAGTCTGAATTTATGGTTCGTGGCTTAGGTTACATTCAGTCTATTGCCGATTTAGAGTTGATTGCGGTTGGTTCTGATGCAAATGGAACGCCTATTTATTTGAAAGACCTTGCGCATATTCACTTGGGTCCTGAGCTGAGGCGTGGATTGGCAGACCTAAATGGTGAAGGTGAAGTGGCAGGCGGCGTGGTTATTATCCGCTACGGTGCAAATGCACTTGAAACCATTAAAGCTATTAAAGTCAAATTGGAAGAGCTGAAAAAAGGACTGCCTGAAGGCGTGGAAGTAATCCCAGTCTATGATCGAAGTAACTTGATTGAGCGGGCAGTTGAAAACCTCAAAGGTAATTTAATCGAAGAGTTCATTGTGATTTCATTGGTGTGCATGTTGTTTTTGATGCATGTGCGTTCTGCATTAGTGGCAATTATCACTTTACCTTTGGGTATTCTTATCGCGTTTATTTTGATGCAGTGGCAAGGTATTGCGGCAAACATTATGTCATTGGGTGGTATTGCAATTACGCTTGGAGCCATGGTGGATGGAGCCATTGTACTCATTGAAAATGCTCATAAACACTTGGAAATTAATGAACGGGAGAAAGGAGCCGAGCTCACTGTTAAAGAGCGCTGGTCTGCAGTAACTACAGCTTCTAAAGAAGTGGGGCCGGCACTGTTTTTCTCGTTATTGATTATTACAGTGTCTTACTTGGCTATTTTTACTATGGAAGCACAAGAGGGTCGGCTTTTTAAACCATTGGCTTTCACTGCAACCTATGCAATGGCTGCGGCAGCCTTATTGGCGGTTACCTTGGTACCGGTGTTGATGGGTTACTTTATTAGGGGAAAAATAATGCCTGAGGCAAAAAACCCTATCAATCGTTTGCTGAAATATGTTCACAAACCCTTGTTGGATGCGAGTATGAAATCACGTTGGGTGGTGTTAATGCTTTCAGTTGTTTTGTTGATGAGTATGGCATACCCGCTGTCGAAGTTAGGTAGTGAGTTTATGCCGCCGTTAGATGAAGGTGATATTCTTTATATGCCAAGCATGTTCCCAGGTATTTCTATTACTAAAGCTAAAGAGGTGGTACAGCAAACAGATAGGATTTTAAAAACATTCCCTGAAGTGCACCATGTGTTTGGTAAAGTGGGACGAGCAGAAACATCCACAGACCCTGCTTCATTATCTATGGTTGAAACGATAATTACCTTGAAACCGAAAGAAGAGTGGCCAAATCCTGATAAAACTACGCAAGAATTGATGGGTGAAATGGATAAAGCTATTCAGTTCCCAGGGCTTGCAAATGCTTGGACGTATCCCATTAAAACACGTATTGATATGCTTTCTACGGGTATTAAAACACCTATTGGTATCAAAGTATTAGGACCAGACCTCAATGTTCTGCAGGATATCGTGGAGGACATTGAAAAGAACCTAAAAACGTTACCTGATACATTATCAGCTTTTGGCGACCGTGCAGTAGGTGGGAATTACCTCGATATTAAGATTAATCGAGCGGAAATTGCCCGTTACGGGTTGTCAATTAAGTCAGTGCAAGATGTCATTCAAACAGCTATTGGTGGCATGAATATTTCGTTTACGGTAGAAGGTTTGGAACGGTACCCTATCAATATACGTTATCCTCGTGCGTTGCGTAGTGATATTGACCACTTGAAGCGGGTTTTAGTGGCGACACCTCAAGGGTCACAAATTCCATTGTCTCAGCTTGCCGATATTACAATGCAGAATGGGCCACCTGTGATTAAAAGTGAAGATGCTAGGTTAAATGCATGGATTTATGTAGACATTAAAACCAGTGATATTGGTGGTTACGTTCAAACTGCTAAGCAGATGATTGAAGAAAAGGTGAAAATGCCTGCAGGATATACCTTGGTTTGGTCAGGTCAGTTTGAATATATGGAACGTTCGGCGGCTAAAATGAAGCTGGTGATTCCGCTAACGATTGCATTGATATTCCTTCTGCTGTTTTTCAACTTCAAAAATGTGACTACCCCTTTGGTGGTCTTAATATCTGTACCATTTGCTTTGGTTGGCGGCTTCTGGCTGGTGATGTGGTTGGGGTATAATCTGTCAGTAGCTGTGGCTGTTGGTTTTATAGCCTTGGCAGGTGTGGCGACTGAAATTGGTGTGTTGATTTTAACTTTCATTGATCAGGAGATTAAGGAAAAACGCCAACAAAAAGGGGCGCCACTTACACCGGTTGAAATTATGGATGGTGTGAAAAGTGGTACTGGTAAACGTGTTCGCCCTATTGCGATGACGGCAACAGCAGTGATGGCGGGTTTGTTACCTATTATGTGGGGCTCAGGTACAGGGTCTGATGTGATGCAACGAATTGCTGCTCCAATGTTAGGGGGTATGGTGACTACAACTATATTAAGCTTATTGGTTTTGCCTGTTATTTATGGATTGGTGTTGCAGGTTAGGGAGAAAAAACTGGATGCTGTGGATGCTGAATAA
- a CDS encoding P-II family nitrogen regulator, producing the protein MQTCAMKMRKITAIFQESMLKKVEAALCDAGVAGFTLTSVAGCGEYKNFYGQDQTSCHARIEIFIEKNKAETVAQSIVAAAHIGLEGDGIVAISPVETLYRIRTKSKITVS; encoded by the coding sequence ATGCAAACATGTGCGATGAAAATGAGAAAAATAACAGCAATTTTCCAAGAGAGTATGCTGAAGAAGGTAGAAGCAGCGTTATGTGATGCTGGCGTTGCTGGATTTACGCTTACCTCGGTAGCGGGCTGTGGAGAATACAAAAACTTTTACGGGCAAGATCAAACAAGTTGTCATGCACGCATTGAGATATTTATTGAGAAAAACAAGGCTGAAACAGTTGCCCAATCAATTGTTGCTGCTGCTCATATTGGTTTGGAAGGTGATGGTATTGTTGCTATTTCACCAGTGGAAACGCTTTATCGTATCCGCACAAAGTCCAAAATTACTGTGTCATAA
- a CDS encoding efflux RND transporter periplasmic adaptor subunit → MDKKILATMGLVLVLGVGGGYWLASQSSSSTDMATSDNQGRKILFYRNAMNPSVTSPVPAKDNMGMDYVPVYAEDDTPKEKKVLFYRNPMNPAITSPVPSKDEMGMDYIPVYADDGGDSADPAGTVRINPTMVQNIGVRTVKAKLETLTRAIRTVGRVTYDEERVARLHPKYNGWVEKMMVDKTGEHVHKGTRLMSIYSPQLVATQEEYILALKNVEMLKDSPFEDVRTGAASLLESAVQRLQFLDVPEHQIKQLKEERKVMKGLHIHSPFEGIVMKIGARDGQRITPGTELYMIADLSRVWVIVDLYEDDLPWVREGDMAEMKVAGIPGRTFTGKVVYIYPYLEAKTRTVKMRLEFDNPELALKPEMFANVTVKAGRQIDAVVVPSEAIVRTGEQEQVFVQRGPGKYEPRKVIVGIDSEGQAQIIEGLEAGEIVVTSSQFLIDSESKLKEATAKMMEATQAEPAAADMQMDSMDGMEMPDDMNMEDMQ, encoded by the coding sequence ATGGATAAGAAAATATTAGCAACGATGGGCCTAGTGTTGGTTTTAGGTGTTGGTGGTGGTTATTGGCTAGCATCACAAAGTAGCTCTTCAACAGATATGGCAACAAGTGATAATCAAGGCCGTAAAATTTTGTTTTACCGTAATGCAATGAATCCCAGTGTGACTTCCCCTGTGCCAGCAAAAGATAATATGGGTATGGATTATGTACCAGTGTATGCTGAAGATGATACACCTAAGGAAAAAAAGGTGTTGTTTTATCGTAATCCGATGAACCCAGCGATTACTTCCCCTGTACCTTCAAAAGATGAAATGGGTATGGACTATATACCTGTGTATGCAGATGATGGTGGGGATAGTGCTGATCCAGCAGGTACAGTAAGAATCAACCCAACAATGGTGCAAAATATTGGTGTTCGCACTGTTAAAGCCAAGTTGGAAACGTTAACGCGTGCTATTCGCACTGTTGGTCGGGTTACGTATGATGAAGAACGTGTTGCACGTTTGCACCCCAAATATAATGGTTGGGTTGAAAAAATGATGGTGGATAAAACGGGTGAACATGTACACAAAGGAACGCGTTTGATGTCAATATATTCACCACAGTTGGTGGCAACACAAGAGGAATATATATTGGCCTTAAAGAATGTTGAAATGTTAAAAGATAGCCCTTTTGAAGATGTGCGTACTGGGGCTGCGAGTTTATTAGAATCAGCTGTACAACGTTTGCAATTTCTTGATGTTCCAGAACACCAAATTAAGCAGTTAAAAGAAGAGCGCAAGGTAATGAAAGGGTTACATATTCACTCGCCTTTTGAAGGTATTGTGATGAAGATTGGAGCACGTGATGGCCAACGTATTACACCAGGCACAGAGCTTTATATGATTGCAGACCTATCACGTGTTTGGGTCATTGTTGATTTATATGAAGATGATTTACCTTGGGTGCGCGAGGGTGATATGGCAGAAATGAAAGTTGCAGGTATTCCTGGACGTACTTTCACAGGTAAAGTGGTTTATATTTATCCTTACCTTGAAGCCAAAACGCGGACAGTAAAAATGCGTCTGGAGTTTGATAACCCAGAGCTAGCTTTGAAACCAGAGATGTTTGCTAACGTAACTGTTAAAGCAGGCAGACAGATTGATGCTGTGGTTGTGCCTTCAGAAGCTATTGTACGTACAGGTGAGCAAGAACAAGTATTTGTGCAACGTGGCCCAGGTAAGTATGAACCTCGCAAGGTCATTGTAGGTATTGATTCAGAAGGACAGGCTCAAATTATTGAGGGTCTAGAGGCTGGGGAGATTGTTGTAACATCAAGTCAATTCTTGATTGATTCCGAATCAAAATTGAAAGAGGCAACGGCCAAGATGATGGAAGCTACGCAAGCAGAACCTGCAGCAGCAGATATGCAAATGGATAGTATGGATGGAATGGAAATGCCCGACGATATGAATATGGAGGACATGCAGTAA
- a CDS encoding efflux RND transporter permease subunit, with protein sequence MIRSLIALSIKNRFLVLIATVLITFAGFQAMKNTPLDAIPDLSDVQVIVFTDFEGQAPQVVEDQVTYPLTTAMLSVPNTKVVRGYSFFGFSMVYIIFEDGTDMYWARTRVLEYLNYAADRLPSSVSPKLGPDATGVGWIYEYALVDKSGKHDLSHLRSIQDWYLRYPLQTVEGVSEVASIGGFVKQYQIELNPDALLAYDIPLSKIKHAIQRSNNDVGGRLVEMGETEYMVRGLGYIKSIKDLETIPVGVDDNGTPIFLKQLANIHLGPELRRGLAELNGEGEVAGGIIIMRFGENALATIERVREKLEELKAGLPEGVEIVPVYDRGDLIERAVDNLKEKLIEESIVVAIICLIFLMHARSALVAIISLPIGILMAFLIMSWQGLSANIMSLGGIAIAIGAMIDGAIVMIENAHKHLEKLREDASVKARWDAVMTASKEVGPALFFSLLIITVSFLPVFTLQAQEGRLFAPLAFTKTYAMAAAAILAVTLVPVLMGLLIRGKIPSEEHNWLNVHLKKLHKPVLGIAMQWRKVTLIVAVLVLAVTAYPVMKTGSEFMPPLDEGDILYMPTTYPGISITKAKELLQQTDKILATFPEVHHVFGKVGRAETATDPAPLSMMETTIRLKPKDEWPDPNKTTKELMSEFDAAIKFPGVANAWTYPIKTRIDMLSTGIKTPIGIKVSGPDLKVLEKVAGDIENVLKNHPDTLSAFADKAAGGYYLDFDIDREEAARYGLTVGDIQDVIQSAIGGMNVSETVEGLERYPINIRYPRELRDNMEALKRVLISTPTGAQIPLSLVTDLNLRRGAPVVKTENATPNAWIYVDITTSDIGGYVAEAKKMVAEQVNIPAGYALVWSGQFEYMERANARLKVVVPITLLTIFLLLYFNFRNFLAPAVVMLSIPFALVGGFWLVWFLGYNMSVAVAVGFIALAGVSAEIGVLVMTFIDQSVAKLRAEKGGALSESDIMHAVSSGTTKRVRPIAMTATAVIAGLVPIMWGSGTGSDVMQRIAAPMIGGMFTATLLSLLVLPVIYGLVLQWKEKHLYKKQGEEE encoded by the coding sequence ATGATTCGTTCCTTAATAGCACTATCGATTAAAAACCGTTTCTTGGTATTAATTGCAACTGTTTTAATTACGTTTGCGGGTTTCCAAGCGATGAAGAATACACCATTGGATGCCATTCCAGACTTGTCCGATGTGCAAGTGATTGTATTCACTGATTTTGAAGGGCAAGCGCCACAAGTAGTGGAAGACCAAGTGACATACCCACTAACCACTGCGATGTTGTCTGTGCCCAACACCAAAGTGGTGCGAGGCTACTCCTTTTTTGGCTTTTCCATGGTGTATATCATCTTTGAAGATGGTACGGATATGTATTGGGCTCGAACCCGTGTGTTGGAATATCTGAATTACGCAGCTGATCGATTGCCAAGCAGTGTTTCACCTAAACTTGGCCCTGATGCTACAGGTGTAGGCTGGATTTATGAGTATGCATTGGTTGATAAGTCAGGCAAACATGACCTGTCGCACTTGCGATCCATTCAAGACTGGTATTTACGTTATCCGTTGCAGACTGTAGAGGGTGTATCAGAAGTAGCTTCGATTGGTGGTTTTGTTAAACAATACCAAATTGAACTTAATCCTGATGCTTTACTGGCTTATGATATTCCACTTTCAAAAATAAAACATGCTATTCAACGCTCAAATAATGATGTGGGCGGGCGCCTTGTTGAAATGGGTGAGACCGAATACATGGTACGTGGCCTGGGTTATATCAAATCGATTAAAGACTTGGAAACCATTCCTGTAGGCGTGGATGATAACGGCACTCCCATATTCCTTAAACAATTGGCAAATATTCATCTTGGCCCTGAATTGCGCCGTGGTTTAGCTGAGCTTAATGGTGAAGGCGAGGTTGCAGGTGGTATTATTATCATGCGCTTTGGGGAAAATGCTTTGGCAACCATTGAACGTGTGCGTGAGAAGCTTGAAGAGCTTAAAGCTGGATTGCCTGAAGGTGTAGAAATTGTACCTGTGTATGACAGGGGTGATTTGATTGAGCGTGCTGTGGACAATCTGAAAGAAAAGCTTATCGAAGAGTCCATTGTGGTCGCCATTATTTGTTTGATTTTCTTGATGCATGCCCGTAGTGCTTTGGTAGCGATTATTAGTTTGCCAATTGGTATTTTAATGGCATTCCTCATTATGAGTTGGCAAGGTCTATCTGCGAACATTATGAGCTTAGGGGGTATTGCGATTGCGATTGGTGCCATGATTGATGGTGCGATTGTGATGATTGAAAATGCGCATAAACACTTAGAGAAGTTGCGAGAGGATGCGAGCGTTAAAGCCCGCTGGGATGCAGTGATGACAGCTTCCAAAGAAGTGGGGCCAGCTTTATTTTTCTCGCTCTTGATTATCACAGTGTCATTTTTACCTGTGTTTACTCTGCAAGCCCAAGAAGGACGTTTGTTTGCACCTTTGGCATTCACTAAAACTTATGCCATGGCAGCGGCTGCGATTTTAGCGGTGACATTGGTACCCGTATTAATGGGTTTGTTGATTCGTGGTAAAATCCCAAGTGAAGAACATAACTGGTTGAATGTGCACTTGAAAAAACTACATAAACCTGTGTTAGGTATAGCAATGCAATGGCGCAAAGTGACGTTGATTGTTGCCGTGCTTGTTTTAGCGGTAACTGCATACCCTGTCATGAAAACAGGTTCAGAATTTATGCCGCCATTGGATGAGGGTGACATATTGTATATGCCGACTACATATCCAGGTATTTCCATCACCAAAGCCAAGGAATTATTGCAACAGACAGATAAAATCCTTGCTACATTCCCTGAGGTGCATCATGTGTTTGGTAAAGTTGGTCGGGCTGAAACGGCAACGGATCCAGCACCTTTATCGATGATGGAAACCACGATTCGTCTTAAACCGAAAGATGAGTGGCCAGACCCTAATAAAACCACCAAAGAACTGATGAGTGAGTTTGATGCGGCGATTAAGTTCCCTGGTGTTGCCAATGCATGGACCTACCCGATTAAAACACGTATTGATATGTTATCTACGGGCATCAAAACGCCGATTGGCATTAAAGTGTCAGGTCCTGACTTGAAGGTATTGGAGAAAGTAGCGGGCGATATTGAAAATGTGCTTAAGAATCATCCTGATACACTTTCTGCTTTTGCTGATAAAGCTGCGGGTGGTTATTACCTTGATTTCGATATCGATCGCGAAGAAGCCGCACGTTACGGGTTAACCGTTGGTGATATTCAAGATGTGATTCAATCGGCGATTGGTGGCATGAATGTTAGTGAAACGGTAGAAGGGCTTGAACGCTATCCGATTAATATACGTTACCCACGTGAGTTAAGGGATAATATGGAGGCTCTAAAACGTGTGTTGATTTCTACGCCTACAGGGGCGCAAATACCATTATCTTTGGTCACTGATTTGAATCTTAGGCGTGGTGCACCTGTGGTGAAAACAGAAAATGCAACACCCAATGCATGGATTTATGTGGATATTACAACATCAGATATTGGTGGCTATGTGGCAGAAGCCAAAAAAATGGTGGCTGAGCAAGTGAATATTCCAGCGGGTTACGCCTTGGTTTGGTCGGGACAGTTTGAGTATATGGAGCGTGCCAATGCTCGTCTTAAAGTGGTGGTTCCAATTACGCTACTCACCATTTTCTTGTTGTTGTATTTCAACTTCCGAAACTTCTTAGCCCCTGCTGTGGTGATGTTATCTATTCCATTTGCATTGGTTGGTGGTTTCTGGCTGGTCTGGTTCTTGGGTTATAATATGAGTGTGGCAGTCGCTGTTGGTTTTATCGCCTTGGCAGGGGTTTCTGCAGAAATTGGTGTGTTGGTGATGACATTTATCGACCAATCGGTTGCGAAACTCAGGGCTGAAAAAGGTGGTGCTTTATCTGAAAGTGACATCATGCATGCGGTGTCATCAGGTACAACGAAGCGGGTGCGTCCGATTGCCATGACAGCAACGGCAGTGATTGCAGGGCTTGTTCCCATTATGTGGGGCAGTGGAACAGGTTCTGATGTGATGCAGCGCATCGCTGCACCCATGATCGGCGGTATGTTTACAGCGACATTGTTAAGCCTGTTGGTATTGCCTGTGATTTATGGTCTGGTTTTACAATGGAAAGAAAAACATCTGTATAAAAAACAAGGAGAAGAAGAATGA
- a CDS encoding multicopper oxidase family protein: MKTSGAGLAGLAITSCGGKAGSSSTNLSLNTGVFNRPFNTPPELLGTIDPATGNKVFNLSMQTGTQRFTGGGVTNTMGINGSYLGPTLRVTQGDVLNLNVTNQIGQETTLHWHGMRPPSDMDGGPHQIIAPNTTWNAAYTVNQQASTNWYHPHPHGTTARQVYAGLAGMMIVDDAVSAGLSLPSTYGKDDFPVVVQDRDMNADGTFAYSVTNMEIQQGKKGNTLLVNGVIDPVLDVPAKEVRFRLLNGSNSRIYTFQLGGGIVFKQIATEQGLLSTPVSLTSITMSPGERAEIVVDFAGLVGQGILFQDAGTGISLFKANVVANTLAVTTTPTTLATLTPLQRNQAVGTRQFILSMGQGKVYINNKQMNINVIDETMVLNDIEILDIQNTSNMDHNFHIHGAFFQLLTRDSGLPKAYETGLKDTVYLPANSRVEAIVQYSQATVAGAPYMYHCHILEHEDAGMMGQFTVA; the protein is encoded by the coding sequence TTGAAGACAAGCGGAGCAGGTTTGGCGGGCTTAGCCATTACGTCATGTGGTGGCAAGGCTGGTTCGAGCAGCACCAACCTTTCGCTGAATACGGGTGTGTTTAACCGTCCTTTTAATACACCACCTGAGTTGTTGGGTACAATTGACCCTGCTACAGGCAATAAGGTGTTTAACTTAAGCATGCAAACAGGTACACAGCGATTTACAGGTGGCGGCGTGACCAATACCATGGGTATCAATGGCAGTTATCTTGGTCCAACGCTTCGCGTGACCCAAGGTGATGTGTTGAATTTGAATGTGACCAATCAAATTGGGCAAGAAACAACGTTGCATTGGCATGGTATGCGACCCCCATCTGATATGGATGGTGGGCCGCATCAAATCATTGCACCCAATACGACATGGAATGCGGCATATACGGTGAATCAACAAGCCTCCACCAATTGGTATCACCCGCATCCACATGGCACAACAGCGAGACAAGTTTATGCTGGTTTGGCAGGTATGATGATTGTTGATGATGCTGTATCCGCAGGTTTAAGTTTACCCAGCACTTATGGCAAGGATGATTTTCCTGTGGTGGTTCAAGATAGAGATATGAATGCTGATGGCACATTTGCTTACAGTGTAACTAATATGGAGATTCAACAAGGGAAAAAGGGCAATACGTTATTAGTGAATGGTGTGATTGACCCTGTGCTTGATGTGCCTGCCAAAGAAGTACGTTTTCGCCTGCTTAATGGGTCAAATTCGCGTATTTATACATTCCAATTGGGTGGTGGCATTGTTTTTAAACAAATTGCTACAGAGCAAGGTTTGTTGTCTACGCCAGTTAGTTTGACAAGTATCACCATGAGCCCCGGTGAGCGCGCTGAGATTGTGGTCGATTTCGCAGGGTTAGTGGGGCAAGGCATTTTGTTTCAAGATGCAGGTACAGGTATCAGTTTGTTTAAAGCCAATGTAGTGGCAAATACGCTGGCAGTTACCACAACCCCTACAACATTGGCAACGCTGACACCATTACAGCGCAATCAAGCTGTAGGTACCCGTCAGTTCATTTTGTCTATGGGGCAAGGCAAGGTGTATATCAATAACAAACAAATGAATATTAATGTTATTGATGAAACTATGGTACTGAATGATATCGAGATCTTGGATATTCAGAACACATCCAATATGGATCATAATTTCCATATTCATGGTGCTTTCTTCCAGTTACTGACGCGTGATAGTGGCTTGCCAAAAGCGTATGAAACAGGTTTGAAAGATACTGTGTATTTACCTGCAAATTCGCGGGTGGAAGCCATTGTTCAATATTCACAAGCCACGGTTGCAGGTGCGCCTTATATGTACCATTGCCATATCTTGGAGCATGAAGATGCAGGTATGATGGGGCAGTTTACAGTGGCATAA
- a CDS encoding YHS domain-containing protein: protein MKQCPVCEMQVSSNQYFSQHHGIDYWFCSTQCQQRFLARPRLYLKPIRKVMLKSRVFRVAKRLSEAEQQRVRTILLGLMGVRAVEIRSSRIKVTYNLLETCARLLVQALEREAVPLRASWLDKWKWDWVYDMEENALNNLAEPEGACCNKPPAKR, encoded by the coding sequence ATGAAACAGTGTCCAGTATGTGAAATGCAAGTCAGTTCAAATCAATATTTTAGTCAACATCATGGTATTGATTATTGGTTTTGTTCAACACAATGTCAGCAAAGATTTTTGGCTAGACCTCGCCTTTATTTGAAACCCATAAGAAAAGTAATGCTTAAAAGCAGAGTTTTTCGTGTCGCTAAACGTCTATCGGAAGCAGAGCAACAAAGGGTACGCACCATACTTTTAGGTTTGATGGGTGTTCGTGCAGTTGAGATACGGTCATCACGAATCAAGGTAACCTATAACTTATTGGAAACATGTGCGCGTTTGTTGGTACAAGCACTAGAGCGTGAAGCTGTGCCACTGCGTGCTTCATGGCTGGACAAATGGAAGTGGGACTGGGTGTATGATATGGAAGAAAATGCTTTGAATAACTTGGCAGAGCCAGAAGGGGCGTGTTGTAATAAACCGCCTGCAAAACGTTAG
- a CDS encoding c-type cytochrome, whose translation MMHSVLLVPLVFCLLLVVSCDLQERSDNRWYTGEQVVEGKKVFAENCASCHGGRAQGLTKNWQVRLADGSYPAPPLDGSAHAWHHELPLLVEIVQKGGALFDGKMPAFAEVLNEQEQLAAIAWFQHLWSDDIYQMWSSERNVIYQNGLK comes from the coding sequence ATGATGCATAGTGTGTTGCTTGTGCCTTTGGTGTTTTGCTTACTCTTGGTGGTTTCATGCGACCTTCAAGAGCGTAGTGATAATCGCTGGTACACAGGTGAGCAGGTCGTTGAAGGAAAAAAAGTTTTTGCGGAAAATTGTGCATCTTGCCATGGGGGTAGAGCGCAGGGACTAACCAAAAATTGGCAAGTACGTTTGGCTGATGGTTCGTATCCAGCCCCACCTCTTGATGGTTCAGCCCATGCTTGGCATCACGAGCTACCATTACTTGTCGAGATTGTACAAAAGGGAGGAGCACTTTTTGATGGTAAAATGCCTGCTTTTGCAGAGGTGCTAAACGAACAAGAGCAACTTGCAGCCATTGCATGGTTTCAACACCTTTGGTCAGATGATATTTATCAAATGTGGTCGTCTGAACGAAATGTTATTTATCAAAACGGTTTGAAATAA
- a CDS encoding cytochrome b/b6 domain-containing protein, with amino-acid sequence MVKRNSLAESSNVLLFIVEMLGLLAMTAMAIQGFIIWNNWGGLGSLVSSLSQLVIQVHAEFAVVLYIYLAGHVSLAILHVASGDTVFLRILPELRKQ; translated from the coding sequence TTGGTCAAGCGTAATTCACTAGCAGAGTCGAGTAATGTATTATTATTCATTGTGGAAATGCTAGGTCTTTTGGCGATGACCGCAATGGCAATTCAAGGGTTTATCATTTGGAATAATTGGGGTGGCCTAGGTAGTCTTGTATCCTCATTATCTCAGCTGGTGATACAAGTTCACGCTGAGTTTGCTGTGGTTTTGTATATTTATTTAGCAGGACATGTGTCTTTGGCAATATTGCATGTAGCGTCGGGAGACACTGTTTTTTTGCGAATATTGCCTGAGCTAAGAAAACAGTAG